Proteins from a single region of Enoplosus armatus isolate fEnoArm2 chromosome 6, fEnoArm2.hap1, whole genome shotgun sequence:
- the mical3a gene encoding protein-methionine sulfoxide oxidase mical3a isoform X2: MGDGGAGATGGDGVNRSHVLFDNFVQATTCKGTLKAFQELCDHLEVKPIESRIFYHKLKSKLNYWKAKALWAKLDKRAGQKEYKKGRACANSKCLIIGAGPCGLRTAIELAFLGAKVVLLEKRDAFSRNNVLHLWPFTIQDLRGLGAKKFYGKFCAGAIDHISIRQLQLMLLKVALLLGIEIHVNVEFKGLIEPPEDQETERIGWRAEVHPRTHPVNELEFDVIIGADGRRNTLPGFRRKEFRGKLAIAITANFINRNTTAEAKVEEISGVAFIFNQKFFQDLREATGIDLENIVYYKDDTHYFVMTAKKQSLLEKGVILHDYADTELLLSRANVDQAALLSYACEAADFSTNHQLPTLDFAINHYGQPDVAMFDFTCMYASENAALVRQRNGHKLLVALVGDSLLEPFWPMGTGIARGFLAAMDSGWMVRSWAQGKTPLEVLAERESIYRLLPQTTPENVSKNFSQYSVDPTTRYPNISLNFLKPSQVRHFLDTGESREMRIEMENVINSSTPKLARNDNCLLDKQLQESIARSSKLLNWCQRQTEGYRNVNVTDLTMSWKSGLALCALIDRYRPDLIDFDSLDERDQEKNNQLGFDVAEREFGISPCMTGKEMSSVVEPDKLSMVMYLSQFYEMFKDTVPPGDNHNLSPEEKAALIASTKSPISFLSKLGQSIAISRKRNPKDKKEKDVDGLGKRRKTSQSEDEEVSRAGRDDRPSVPAILSERKTDSSAVGNHNKVKVMANQLLAKFEENAPQPTGLKRQGESLPNLDRLLPPTPPQTPVNEPVRLAPVPAWRKARSGADQLSSRSCPKKTILLPSSSSTSSLCLHSEHLRQSPEEEELEYYEMPLKCGEWKPLHLTDPGPIHIPGIQERADRLISKFKGKPDRPPKPKKKPSRFFLEQWNLSRDLTESPGSPLSSTDSSRQEPASPLHSDDQMPLYVLSIQERAEQLASQFEGKPAAPKPQKKPSRFVMEQWHLARAQAAPSSPPSSSDTLRQRYVRKYTGGVSTLAEQIANQLQSQEDPKPLPEKRDLGSLRKEFPVNIGGSDVCFFCRKRVYVMERLSAEGKFFHRSCFKCEYCGTTLRLSSYAFDVEDGKFYCKPHYCYRLSGYAQRKRPAPSPAPITAKENHSPQTPTATVDAPGRAMAAAAPSAELQPSVPEVNGLQEPSLAKRLRGTPERIELENYRLSLQREEELEEVPEETLAEHNLSSVLDKATDADLGSSSSESDMEEEDEQEDQDQDQEVEQQAQSPSDLGGVPWKEAVELHAKLRGEEGEDEALADAVSRDGEVDEEEEEDEEEDEDEDEEDEESSDEGDYCPWNRELQSGLWLEKHLTDEEDVGTFKARNLQIQQVLQPVDPQTIPGLVKTHLDSEGDKDGQPASASQLSQPSELMQPSSTAPAHTSARHEAVRVWLESMSGEPCEDEDLEAEADSPDMEPGTEMDQDDIPSDAEAEARFHQSERDEVLPEEDKKSESLRMTSSIEASSISPMQKEDVVLSPLKPSPEPETQSPGIRFFPEPFVHEEMKSPSPPPVAKSPLCPSPVPVQDPSSVPSPTLAAAAAVSPVSVPASPPPISPTKSPISSPVQPTIESPVRSPVRSPVKSPVSSPICSQPTPLPETRRPKSPVYPHRSICPLTGNPLSPICAQPLPCQEPSSPLTSDSPVRTQPVPAVTSTPMTKTDKGAPELSMSTDSSTEEKKADIIEEFWLKSAEIRKSLGLTPLDRSSKILEKSVVKAPTQDSTPVKTQSPEVSEEQKPAFTGRAVIRRLNITLEGQVITPIAPAEPKSNGSDKRDLSSSSGLGLNGSMATSQTANSDSYNTSDSAMLTPPSSPPPPVPANQSPAVLRQQRHQVSWSNGTEKPPSERAKEPAKTKSPVAAPRTQLSPVSAPKPAPRKVSSPQANPETTPVVVMREKKKKPRPEEVRKSFVETVEEIPFADDVEESYDERTPETSMNRYYTPPTSKPSRNKPPLHLALAMENGKPNIPVNPTSKNQRATQFSPEAKEIAEERIRAREKSVKSQALKDAMAKQLNKMKESDIDKGASPKVAWSVTPDAAGKGKKSAGSPKASAVKALESKKAETIPERFFSSNKSLDSSVASSDGSSTSKSKKRSSLFSPRKNKKEKKAKNDSSRLSGTDETPPKHKSLWKAVFSGYKKDKKKKDDKSCPSTPSSSSTTQESGKKKTSPLGRSSDLKSRRNLSFSEDSDLSCDDVLERSSQKSKADRHMDIFDLVSGMQKEAIKEEKLEKEKRRELKERKRVKERHKEREREREVDREKEKDDEESVYVPHALAFKRSYATKKTYTEEELNAKLTRRVQKAARRQAKQEELKRLHRAQIIQRQLEQVEEKQRQLEERGVAVEKALRGEAGLYKGTYTLPKQHKRRSDYWGDSNYSEILDLHLGVEPFVGMPRRRPLSFCPCCSPEGMGKKDDPKLMQEWFKLVQEKNALVRYESELMIFARELELEDRQSRLQQELRERMAVEDHLKTEKELAQEKQILNEMLEVVEQRDSLVALLEEQRLREKEEDKDLESVMLSKGFNLNWA, encoded by the exons ATGGGGGATGGAGGCGCCGGTGCAACTGGAGGAGATGGGGTGAACCGGTCCCATGTCCTGTTTGACAACTTCGTCCAGGCGACCACGTGTAAGGGCACGCTCAAGGCCTTCCAGGAGCTGTGTGACCACCTGGAAGTCAAGCCCATCGAGTCCAGGATTTTCTACCACAAGCTCAAGTCCAAACTCAACTATTGGAAGGCCAAGGCACTCTGGGCAAAGTTAGACAAGAGGGCCGGCCAGAAGGAGTACAAGAAGGGCCGTGCATGTGCCAACTCAAAG TGTCTGATCATTGGTGCGGGACCATGCGGCTTACGCACAGCCATCGAGCTGGCTTTCCTTGGGGCCAAAGTGGTGCTGCTGGAGAAGAGAGATGCCTTCTCTAGGAACAATGTGCTGCACCTCTGGCCCTTCACCATCCAGGACCTCAGGGGTCTCGGGGCCAAGAAGTTCTATGGAAAGTTCTGTGCTGGTGCTATCGATCATATCA GTATTCGTCAGCTTCAGCTAATGCTGCTCAAAGTGGCTCTCCTGCTGGGCATTGAGATCCATGTCAACGTCGAGTTCAAGGGTCTTATTGAGCCCCCTGAAGATCAAGAGACTGAAA GGATCGGTTGGAGGGCCGAGGTCCACCCCAGGACACACCCTGTCAACGAGCTGGAGTTCGATGTCATCATTGGAGCGGACGGAAGGAGAAACACACTACCAG GGTTTCGGCGTAAGGAGTTCCGGGGCAAGCTTGCCATCGCCATCACTGCTAACTTCATCAACAGGAACACAACAGCGGAGGCAAAGGTCGAGGAGATCAGCGGGGTGGCCTTCATCTTCAACCAGAAGTTCTTTCAAGACCTCCGAGAAGCAACAG GTATTGACCTGGAAAACATTGTCTACTACAAGGATGACACGCACTACTTTGTGATGACTGCCAAAAAACAGAGCCTGCTGGAGAAAGGAGTCATTCTACAT GACTATgcagacacagagctgctgctatCCAGGGCTAATGTGGACCAGGCTGCCCTGCTGTCTTATGCCTGTGAGGCTGCGGATTTCTCCACCAACCACCAGCTGCCCACGCTGGACTTTGCCATCAACCACTACGGCCAGCCCGACGTAGCCATGTTCGACTTCACGTGCATGTATGCGTCAGAGAACGCCGCCCTGGTGCGCCAACGCAACGGCCACAAGCTGCTGGTGGCGCTCGTGGGCGACAGCCTGTtggag CCCTTCTGGCCCATGGGCACTGGCATCGCCCGAGGTTTCCTGGCAGCCATGGACTCAGGCTGGATGGTGAGGAGCTGGGCTCAGGGAAAAACCCCTCTTGAGGTTCTGGCTGAGAG GGAGAGTATATACCGTCTACTGCCCCAAACCACACCAGAAAACGTCAGTAAGAACTTCAGTCAATACAGCGTGGATCCTACCACACGTTACCCCAACATAAGCCTTAACTTCCTCAAGCCCAGCCAG gtgagGCACTTCTTGGACACAGGGGAGTCCAGGGAAATGCGCATTGAAATGGAGAATGTGATCAACTCGTCGACACCCAAGTTGGCCAGGAATG ACAATTGCCTGCTTGACAAGCAATTGCAAG AATCCATAGCTCGATCCAGTAAACTGCTGAACTGGTGCCAGAGACAAACGGAGGGATACAGGAACGTTAATGTAACAGACCTTACCATGTCTTGGAAGAGCGGTCTGGCCCTCTGTGCCCTCATTGACCGATACAGACCAGATCTCAT TGACTTTGATTCTCTGGACGAGCGGGACCAGGAGAAGAACAACCAGTTGGGTTTTGACGTGGCGGAGAGGGAATTTGGCATCTCGCCCTGCATGACTGGCAAGGAGATGTCTTCTGTGGTAGAGCCAGACAAGCTCTCTATGGTCATGTACCTCAGCCAGTTCTACGAGATGTTTAAGGACACAGTGCCACCCGGAG aTAACCACAACTTGAGTCCTGAGGAGAAGGCAGCACTGATAGCCAGCACCAAATCTCCCATCTCCTTCCTCAGCAAACTTGGTCAGAGCATAGCAATATCCAGGAAACGAAATCCGAAG GACAAAAAAGAGAAGGATGTGGACGGTTtggggaagagaaggaaaaccAGCCAGTCTGAAGAT GAGGAGGTATCCAGGGCCGGCCGTGACGACAGGCCCTCTGTCCCAGCGATCCTGTCGGAGAGAAAAACTGACTCCTCCGCTGTGGGGAACCACAACAAAGTCAAGGTCATGGCCAACCAGCTGCTCGCCAAGTTTGAGGAGAACGCTCCGCAGCCTACGGGACTCAAACGACAG GGGGAGTCTCTGCCCAATCTGGACCGCCTTTTGCCCCCTACCCCGCCCCAAACCCCTGTGAATGAGCCAGTGCGCCTGGCACCGGTCCCAGCATGGAGAAAG GCCAGAAGTGGCGCAGACCAACTGTCCTCTCGGAGCTGCCCAAAGAAAACCATTCtgctcccttcttcctcctccacttcctcgcTCTGTCTTCACTCAGAG CATTTGCGTCAAAGtccggaggaagaggagcttgAATACTACGAGATGCCTCTGAAATGCGGG GAGTGGAAGCCACTGCACCTGACAGACCCAGGACCCATTCACATACCTGGTATACAGGAGAGGGCTGACCGCCTAATCTCCAAGTTTAAGGGCAAACCTGACAGGCCACCAAAG CCTAAGAAAAAGCCGTCCCGTTTCTTTTTAGAGCAGTGGAACTTGTCCCGCGACCTGACTGAGAGCCCTGGTTCACCACTATCCTCCACTGACTCTTCCAGACAG GAGCCAGCAAGCCCTCTGCACTCTGATGACCAAATGCCCTTATATGTGCTTAGTATTCAGGAGAGGGCTGAGCAGCTTGCCTCTCAGTTTGAGGGCAAGCCAGCCGCACCAAAG cctCAGAAAAAACCCTCACGTTTTGTTATGGAACAATGGCACCTGGCCCGAGCCCAGGCTGCCCCCAgttctcccccctcctcctctgacaccTTGAGACAG CGCTATGTAAGGAAGTACACAGGCGGAGTTAGCACATTGGCTGAGCAGATAGCCAATCAGCTTCAGTCTCAGGAAGATCCTAAGCCCCTACCTGAAAAGAGGGATTTG GGCTCTCTCAGAAAAGAGTTTCCTGTCAACATTGGCGGCAGCGATGTGTGCTTCTTCTGCCGAAAGCGCGTGTACGTGATGGAGAGGCTGAGTGCAGAGGGGAAGTTCTTCCATCGCAGCTGCTTCAAGTGTGAATACTGTGGCACCACACTGCGACTGTCCTCCTACGCCTTCGATGTGGAGGATG GGAAATTTTACTGCAAGCCCCACTACTGTTACCGTCTGTCTGGCTATGCGCAGAGAAAGAGGCCTGCTCCCTCCCCTGCCCCAATCACTGCTAAG GAGAACCATTCGCCCCAAACTCCTACGGCGACCGTGGATGCCCCCGGAAGGGCGATGGCAGCGGCAGCCCCCTCAGCCGAGCTCCAGCCCTCAG TACCGGAGGTCAACGGCCTGCAGGAGCCCAGCCTAGCCAAACGTCTGCGGGGAACTCCAGAGCGCATCGAGTTGGAGAACTACCGTCTGtccctgcagagggaggaggagctggaggaggtgcCAGAGGAGACACTTGCAGAACACAATCTCAGCAGTGTGCTGGACAAGGCCACAGACGCTGACCTGGGCTCCAG TAGCTCAGAGtcagacatggaggaggaggatgagcaggaggatcaggatcaggatcaggaggTGGAACAGCAAGCTCAAAGCCCCTCAGACCTCGGTGGCGTTCCCTGGAAGGAGGCGGTAGAGCTCCACGCCAAGCTGAGGGGcgaggagggagaggatgaagcTCTGGCCGATGCAGTCAGCAGAGACGGGGAAgtagatgaagaggaggaagaggacgaggaggaggatgaagatgaggatgaagaggatgaggagtcAAGCGATG AGGGGGATTACTGCCCCTGGAATAGAGAGCTCCAGTCAGGCCTTTGGCTGGAGAAGCACCTCACAGATGAAGAGGATGTTGGTACATTTAAAG CCAGGAACCTGCAGATCCAACAAGTCCTGCAGCCCGTGGATCCCCAGACCATTCCAGGTTTGGTGAAAACACACCTGGACTCTGAGGGAGACAAGGATGGCCAGCCGGCCTCAGCCTCCCAACTCTCCCAACCCTCTGAGCTCATGCAGCCCTCCTCCACAG CCCCCGCCCACACATCCGCCCGACACGAGGCAGTGAGGGTCTGGTTGGAGTCCATGTCTGGAG AGCCCTGTGAGGATGAAGATCTGGAAGCAGAGGCAGACAGTCCAGATATGGAGCCCGGCACAGAGATGGATCAGG ATGACATCCCTTCAGATGCAGAAGCTGAGGCTCGTTTCCATCAGTCAGAGCGTGATGAAGTGCTTCCTGAGGAAGACAAGAAATCAGAAAGTCTGAGGATGACCTCCAGTATTG AAGCCTCCAGCATCAGCCCCATGCAGAAAGAAGATGTTGTTCTTTCCCCACTCAAACCTTCTCCAGAGCCTGAAACACAG TCTCCTGGCATTCGCTTCTTCCCAGAACCGTTCGTACATGAGGAAATGAagtctccatctcctcctccagtcgCCAAGAGCCCACTCTGCCCTTCACCTGTTCCAGTCCAGGATCCTTCCTCTGTCCCTTCTCCTactcttgctgctgctgctgctgtgtcccCTGTCAGTGTCCCTGCCTCACCTCCCCCCATTTCACCCACCAAATCACCCATCAGCTCTCCAGTCCAGCCAACCATCGAGTCACCCGTCAGGTCACCCGTCAGATCGCCTGTCAAGTCACCTGTTAGCTCCCCAATCTGCTCTCAGCCCACCCCCCTGCCGGAGACCCGCAGGCCTAAATCTCCTGTCTACCCTCACCGCTCAATTTGCCCTCTCACGGGCAACCCCCTCTCCCCAATCTGTGCTCAGCCTTTGCCCTGCCAGGAACCCTCGTCACCCCTCACCTCTGACTCGCCCGTCAGAACTCAGCCTGTCCCTGCAGTCACTTCGACGCCCATGACCAAAACAGACAAAGGTGCGCCTGAGCTCTCGATGTCCACAGATTCctcaacagaggaaaaaaaggcagatatCATTGAGGAATTTTGGTTAAAGAGTGCTGAGATCAGGAAGAGCCTCGGTCTGACTCCTTTGGACCGCAGTAGTAAAATCTTGGAGAAGAGTGTTGTTAAGGCTCCAACACAGGACTCCACCCCTGTTAAGACACAGTCTCCAGAGGTTTCTGAGGAACAGAAGCCTGCTTTTACTGGCCGCGCTGTCATTCGTAGACTCAACATCACTCTTGAGGGTCAAGTCATTACCCCCATTGCTCCTGCTGAGCCCAAGAGTAATGGCTCTGATAAGAGGgacctcagcagcagctccggCTTGGGGTTGAATGGGAGCATGGCCACGAGCCAGACGGCAAACAGTGACAGCTACAACACGTCTGACTCCGCCATGCTCACCCCGCCCTCCAGCCCACCGCCACCTGTGCCTGCTAATCAGTCTCCGGCCGTGCTCAGGCAGCAGAGACACCAGGTGTCCTGGAGCAACGGAACAGAAAAACCTCCCTCTGAGCGTGCAAAAGAGCCAGCAAAAACCAAGAGTCCCGTTGCTGCACCGAGGACCCAGCTGAGCCCTGTGTCTGCACCCAAACCCGCACCCAGGAAAGTCTCCTCACCTCAGGCAAATCCAGAAACAACTCCAGTGGTTGTcatgagggagaagaagaagaaaccacggccggaggaggtgaggaagtcGTTTGTGGAGACGGTGGAGGAGATTCCGTTTGCTGATGACGTGGAGGAAAGCTACGATGAGCGGACACCAGAAACAAGCATGAACAGGTACTATACTCCACCCACTAGCAAGCCCAGCAGGAACAAACCTCCCCTGCATCTGGCTCTAGCAATGGAAAACGGTAAACCCAATATCCCTGTCAACCCAACCTCTAAGAACCAAAGGGCAACTCAGTTCTCCCCAGAGGCCAAGGAGATCGCTGAGGAGAGAATAAGGGCCAGAGAAAAGTCTGTGAAGAGCCAGGCTCTGAAAGACGCCATGGCCAAACAGctgaacaaaatgaaagaatCGGACATAGACAAGGGTGCCTCACCTAAAGTGGCCTGGAGTGTAACCCCAGACGCTGCTGGAAAAGGTAAAAAGTCAGCTGGATCTCCGAAGGCGTCCGCAGTGAAAGCTCTGGAGTCGAAGAAGGCCGAGACAATACCCGAGCGCTTCTTCAGCAGCAACAAGAGTCTGGACAGCTCGGTGGCTTCCTCAGACGGCTCCTCCACGAGTAAAAGCAAGAAACGTAGTTCCCTCTTCTCTCCGCGCAAGaacaagaaggagaaaaaagcCAAGAACGACAGCAGCAGGCTCTCTGGCACAGACGAGACACCGCCCAAACACAAGTCACTGTGGAAGGCTGTCTTCTCAGGGTACAAgaaggacaaaaagaagaaggacGATAAATCATGTCCGAGCACGCCGTCCTCAAGTTCCACCACTCAGGAGTCTGGGAAGAAGAAAACGTCGCCTCTTGGGAGATCATCAG ACTTGAAATCGCGCAGAAACTTGAGCTTCTCGGAGGACTCAGACCTGTCCTGTGATGATGTTCTGGAGAGGTCCTCTCAGAAGTCAAAGGCAGAT CGGCATATGGACATCTTTGACCTTGTGTCAGGCATGCAGAAGGAAGCgataaaggaggagaaactggagaaggagaaaaggagggagttaaaggagagaaagagggtgaaagagaggcATAAAGAAAGGGAGCGGGAAAGAGAGGTTGATcgagaaaaggagaaagacgaTGAGGAG TCTGTTTATGTCCCTCACGCACTGGCGTTCAAGAGATCGTACGCCACAAAG AAAACCtacacagaagaagagctgaATGCCAAGCTGACACGAAGGGTCCAGAAAGCTGCGCGACGACAAGCCAAGCAGGAGGAACTCAAGAGGCTGCACAGAGCCCAG ATCATCCAGAGACAgctggagcaggtggaggagaagcagaggcagTTGGAAGAGAGGGGCGTCGCTGTGGAGAAAGCTTTGAGAGGAGAAGCAG GATTGTATAAAGGTACTTATACATTACCCAAACAGCACAAAAGAAGATCAG ACTATTGGGGAGATTCTAATTACAGTGAAATCCTGGACTTGCATCTGGGCG